The following are from one region of the Arcobacter defluvii genome:
- a CDS encoding TolC family protein, whose product MRKVTRIAAISIVTSFVITGCAVKPEMMKKEDIQEQVKKDLNVLNEVVLPVTKPISLDEAIERGLKYNLQKKVKVLESALSQKQLDLVYYDMLPGLTAAAGYSERNNYAASASTSFIDGNPQPLGSNPSYSVSQDKERVTTDIGFSWNILDFGLSYVRAQQQADKFLIAKEKEKKVEHNLTQDIRRAYYQAVSAQDLLKRIQPMMVEVKQALNDSKQIQDQRVGKSPMEALSYQRELLDILRSLHTLESGLISAKIELAELMGLKPGIEFELADKVEKDYVIPEFHMNLDEMEKIALENRPEVTESRYQERISEKEITAAKLKMLPGINLNASLSYDDSDYLLNNDWYSYGANVSWNLLNVFKGNEMNKLAKTQVEVAKEQKLALSMAVLSQVHLSIVKFNQAKKEYTLAKEYLNVADDIYNLTEVENNLNINSRLILIKEKLNNILATLRYSSAYANVQNSYGRIFASLGVEENNKKEIENKKTETALIKVDDSVKKVEVKN is encoded by the coding sequence ATGAGAAAAGTAACAAGGATAGCTGCAATATCAATAGTAACATCGTTTGTAATAACAGGTTGTGCTGTAAAACCTGAAATGATGAAAAAAGAAGATATACAAGAACAAGTAAAAAAAGATTTAAATGTATTAAATGAAGTTGTCCTACCCGTAACAAAACCAATATCTTTGGATGAAGCGATAGAGAGGGGATTAAAATATAATTTACAAAAAAAAGTAAAAGTATTAGAGAGTGCTTTATCACAAAAACAACTAGATTTAGTTTATTATGATATGTTACCAGGATTAACAGCAGCAGCAGGATATTCAGAAAGAAATAACTATGCAGCAAGTGCAAGTACATCGTTCATTGATGGGAATCCACAACCATTAGGAAGTAATCCTTCATATTCAGTATCTCAAGATAAAGAAAGAGTGACAACAGATATAGGATTTAGTTGGAATATATTAGATTTTGGATTGTCTTATGTAAGAGCACAACAACAAGCAGATAAATTTTTAATAGCAAAAGAAAAAGAGAAAAAAGTTGAACATAACTTAACACAAGATATAAGAAGAGCCTACTACCAAGCAGTTTCAGCACAAGATTTATTAAAAAGAATACAACCAATGATGGTAGAAGTAAAACAAGCATTAAATGATTCAAAACAAATACAAGATCAAAGAGTAGGGAAATCTCCAATGGAAGCTCTTTCTTATCAAAGAGAGTTGTTAGATATCTTAAGATCATTACATACACTAGAAAGTGGTCTAATTTCAGCAAAAATAGAATTAGCAGAATTAATGGGATTAAAACCAGGGATAGAATTTGAATTAGCAGATAAAGTAGAAAAAGATTATGTAATTCCAGAATTTCATATGAATCTAGATGAAATGGAAAAAATAGCATTAGAAAATAGACCAGAAGTAACAGAGAGTAGATATCAAGAAAGAATATCTGAAAAAGAGATAACAGCAGCTAAACTTAAAATGTTACCAGGAATTAATCTAAATGCATCATTGTCTTATGATGATAGTGATTATTTACTAAATAATGATTGGTACTCTTATGGAGCAAATGTTTCATGGAATCTTTTAAATGTATTTAAAGGTAATGAAATGAATAAATTAGCAAAAACTCAAGTAGAAGTAGCAAAAGAACAAAAATTAGCACTTTCAATGGCAGTATTATCTCAAGTACACCTTTCAATAGTGAAATTTAATCAAGCTAAAAAAGAGTACACACTTGCAAAAGAGTATTTGAATGTAGCAGATGATATTTATAACTTAACAGAAGTAGAAAATAATCTAAATATAAATAGTAGATTGATTTTAATAAAAGAAAAATTAAATAATATCCTAGCAACTTTAAGATACTCATCAGCTTATGCAAATGTACAAAATAGTTATGGAAGAATCTTTGCTTCTTTAGGAGTTGAAGAGAATAATAAAAAAGAAATAGAAAATAAAAAGACTGAAACAGCTTTAATCAAAGTAGATGATAGTGTAAAAAAAGTTGAAGTAAAAAATTAA
- a CDS encoding response regulator transcription factor, giving the protein MQFFNDKYLLLLEDNDEFIENAISLFNMFVKKTFIAKNIEEAFKILENEKIDLIISDINLKNESGLDFIKKFRETNNEMPILILSGYKDEDLLFKAMTLNLSGYLIKPINFNALIESLEKCEHKIKFNNQTIIELKDSFKYDKELKRVIKQNEIFELNKKEILFFEMLCENKKRIITKDMFIQFVYEYEPMSDSALNNFILRIRKRFGKNFLHTIPDIGYKMII; this is encoded by the coding sequence ATGCAATTTTTTAATGATAAATATCTCTTATTATTAGAAGACAATGATGAATTTATTGAAAATGCAATTTCTTTATTTAATATGTTTGTTAAAAAAACTTTTATTGCAAAAAATATTGAAGAGGCTTTTAAAATTTTAGAAAATGAGAAAATTGATTTAATAATCTCTGATATTAATTTAAAAAATGAATCAGGTCTTGATTTTATTAAAAAATTTAGAGAAACTAACAATGAAATGCCTATTTTAATACTTTCAGGCTATAAAGATGAAGATTTATTATTTAAAGCAATGACTTTAAATTTAAGTGGTTATTTAATAAAACCAATAAATTTCAATGCCTTAATTGAAAGTTTAGAAAAATGTGAACATAAAATTAAATTTAATAATCAAACCATAATAGAGTTAAAAGATTCTTTCAAATATGATAAAGAACTAAAAAGAGTAATAAAGCAAAATGAAATTTTTGAATTAAACAAAAAAGAAATCTTATTTTTTGAAATGTTATGTGAAAATAAAAAAAGAATCATAACAAAAGATATGTTTATTCAATTTGTTTATGAATATGAACCAATGAGTGATAGTGCTTTAAATAATTTTATATTAAGAATTAGAAAAAGATTTGGAAAAAATTTTTTACATACAATTCCTGATATTGGTTATAAAATGATTATTTAA
- a CDS encoding efflux RND transporter periplasmic adaptor subunit: MKKFLSSVLLISTTLYANENLTARAVIVSLDKTVLSSEIAGEIIELSKQEGDAFKKGESLIKIDCSIYKAQKRKIEVEKNIAKLELEKNKKLDTYGSVGTFEIQISQENFNKQKAESDIASINVSRCEIKAPFDGRIASKKVSKYQSIKPQDELLEIVGLDNLEAKVVVPSSWLVWLKRGTQFDLNIDETKTSVKAQIVQIDSIVDPTSQSITVRAKLLKPFENIIPGMSATANFYQENN, from the coding sequence ATGAAAAAATTTCTAAGTTCAGTTTTGTTGATTTCAACTACTTTATATGCAAATGAAAATTTAACAGCAAGAGCAGTAATAGTTTCTCTTGATAAAACAGTTCTCTCAAGTGAAATAGCAGGAGAAATAATAGAATTATCAAAACAAGAAGGTGATGCCTTTAAAAAAGGTGAATCATTGATAAAAATAGATTGCTCAATATATAAAGCTCAAAAAAGAAAAATTGAAGTTGAAAAAAATATAGCAAAACTAGAACTAGAGAAAAATAAAAAATTAGATACTTATGGTTCAGTAGGTACCTTTGAAATACAAATTTCTCAAGAAAATTTTAATAAACAAAAAGCTGAGAGTGATATAGCTAGTATAAATGTATCAAGATGTGAAATAAAAGCACCATTTGATGGAAGAATAGCATCTAAAAAAGTATCAAAATATCAAAGTATTAAACCTCAAGATGAACTTTTAGAAATAGTAGGATTAGATAATCTTGAAGCAAAAGTAGTTGTGCCTTCTTCTTGGCTTGTATGGTTAAAAAGAGGTACTCAATTTGATTTGAATATTGATGAAACAAAAACAAGTGTAAAAGCACAAATAGTACAAATAGATTCGATTGTTGATCCAACAAGTCAATCTATAACAGTAAGAGCGAAATTGTTAAAACCATTTGAAAATATTATTCCAGGTATGAGTGCAACAGCTAACTTTTACCAAGAAAACAACTAA
- a CDS encoding DUF4347 domain-containing protein, whose product MKRKNLKKPMISALEQRILFDGAAVATAVDVLDNSSFTPTNDSTTTNDMTNNNAENSVHEAQAVQGFEKTRKEVAFVDVTVKDYQTLVDGVGEGVETYLVSSLDEIKSILENETNIDAIHILSHGETGEITVGNDVLNKDTLQNFDAVLQSMKSSLTENGDILLYGCNVANDGSGEEFITELATITEADVAASDDLTGSSALGGDWVLEVNTGSIEASSLVASNYVGTLDSDANGNFNFSPIGSGSAGTSKYLYANLAGSGTGTIKIVANDVDYAQGERNAVYFKDANDTSERFLGYLQGANGVDSTTTFNNVTFNTAGTATIRIYGEVSGWVYNVKSANFTTSGNAAPEFTSGTSATVAEDGSVNITVSGKDGMTLNDNVTLSLHSGPSHGTISGFATQSGSPTASDTFTYTPSADYNGSDAITFKLTDGIDTVYRTININVTAVADIANDSISVNEDSSVTYNLLSNDSFEGNDSISSVTQGAYGNVTIVNASTGEVRYTPRTANWHGSDSFTYTVLSGGKYETATVNVTVNSVNDAPTVTNNANLKLQSINEDVASEDNKGSRIDSLFDPVFNDVDSPDSLSSVEVVSINADSATQGVYEFSSDNGASWNTVTVGAILNDTYKIRFTPVANYFGTPGTITVKLRDQGNGIGGVLASSGTATLSVQVNSVNDIPVITSALGAATITETSADDVPSSLTPSSGSLTGTLSGTDVEDDISTTPLNFSIQGGTLSGNTYTLQGKYGVLSLDRTTKEWIYTPNKQEALNALAAGDTDTDEFMFKIIDSNGAQANQSLVITLVGENDLPEVSQTISDQTFSGNGNWIYQIPANTFLDREGNGLTYTVQQVDSNGVLVGDGSLPTGVTFDEATRSFLGNKDTITDGSFYVKVTATDPEGASATDTFQVTFSDVENSAPVVEKPIDRVAIVQGAIGTPIYTIPIGTGTDMFSDDIDNSSALAYSASIAGQSIDNDVNGTDLSFNTTTREFLSDGTLAAGKYIIDLTATDSGGKSTTTQFVIYVDDGADSTISTDQTIPDQIWNGSGEHTFKIPSNAFTFDDVGDTVTYSATADGNPLPSWLTLDPTTGVLSGNPPYGTAATYVIAITATENGQSSTAISEFDLIITNPNDAPVLNGTAVAQDQLVTEEQDFSYNFGNLFTDPDGNADGSATTSTLTYSAEVWDGTAWIAAPSWLTITGTTISGTPIGNVPFLDIKLVATDSGGASNETTFKLDLQDPASTSSVGAYTANNPGVVTVGGTPTEGQTLSVTSVTDPDGDPSGGITYQWQVSDNGTTWTDISNATNVNYTLTNNEAGKQVRAKVFYTDGGDVAETQESNALSIANVDDTGNVSLSGTWASGDVVVATINDSDGLVGVEPTYTWYRGNSNTGPWTQISGATGSSYTLTNDDGNKYIRVVASYTDNQNSLNNPESVSPTTVQLGAVAPVAVNDTASVTEGGGLNNETAGGAISGNLFTNDTDLNPGDTKTLVEVRVGSLEGAGSGVVSGVDDGNGNIIYTITGSYGTLTINETTGAYTYTLDETNSDVEALNVGDSLTESFNYAIKDSTNRNDIAVLNITINGANDSLVVTTDVNSADLIEAGGVNNDIVGTSVANITFSAVDVDDAVSFDTTYLTDIRENVYDNNTQTTTSQQVWFLEGNQVSRTTQYGGVYFDTTTGVMTYYISNSIPELQALKPGDSITETVSIKVVSGAEEIIKTVSFVIKGSNDNPIITVESGDKETATIDETNTTLTTLGTLTVTDVDTTQTVSVSKVDVVASGTTNGLLSDNATLLDMLSLDSGNIISNSSTTGVINWTFNSGEETFDYLASGETLTLTYTIKAMDDDSSNAFDEQTVTITIVGTNDTPNITVESTDVEAVTINETNTTLTSTGSLSVVDLDRTDVITTSHSVSSVQKDANGNVMSTDSLEPINIDLANMLSITQTPIDGTNQIGTISWTFNSGEETFDYLASGETLTLTYTIKAMDDDSSNAFDEQTVTITIVGTNDTPIVSIDDIDDKTPFGKDFLKEVAYLFSDLDTTDTFTFEADNLPRGLTIDSNTGIISGRAIESGIFEITVKVKDSGTPTLNVSRTFSLLVIAPPKADSPVLIEVPKIGETNINNGDISLNNFNDNGQNNLGVLNYNSNEGIGTDTGNGFIDTESIGDNNGKDSQNGKGNDNQGENNTANKVNGNTNEKGILQANVDLNVLNNGQVVFNQDNQDSFSIVGITIEDIKINNNYIDIKVVDIKSAQNFIVTQIDGTPLPNGLSYDPRTGNISGVIPEDLEKLEISIKAINLDGTTRVLNLKLDLKQLKQKMQAEVNEKFIGLKEQIAFENQKLDGYGSYLTKLFA is encoded by the coding sequence ATGAAAAGAAAAAATTTAAAAAAACCAATGATTAGTGCTTTAGAGCAAAGAATTCTTTTTGATGGGGCAGCAGTTGCCACAGCTGTTGATGTCCTTGATAATAGTAGTTTTACACCAACAAATGACTCAACAACTACAAATGATATGACAAATAATAATGCAGAGAATAGTGTACATGAAGCACAAGCAGTTCAAGGGTTTGAAAAGACTAGAAAAGAAGTAGCCTTTGTAGATGTAACAGTAAAAGATTATCAAACATTAGTTGATGGAGTAGGAGAAGGTGTAGAGACTTATTTAGTAAGTTCTTTAGATGAAATAAAATCAATATTAGAGAATGAAACAAATATAGATGCAATACATATTTTATCTCATGGAGAAACAGGTGAAATAACTGTAGGGAATGATGTATTAAATAAAGATACATTGCAAAATTTCGATGCAGTATTACAAAGTATGAAATCATCATTAACAGAGAATGGGGATATATTACTTTATGGATGTAATGTAGCAAATGATGGAAGTGGAGAAGAGTTTATAACAGAATTAGCAACTATCACAGAAGCAGATGTTGCTGCATCTGATGATTTAACTGGTTCAAGTGCTCTTGGTGGTGATTGGGTTTTAGAAGTTAATACTGGGAGTATTGAAGCTAGTAGTTTAGTTGCGAGTAATTACGTAGGTACATTAGATAGTGATGCTAATGGAAATTTTAATTTTAGTCCTATTGGTAGTGGAAGTGCTGGTACAAGTAAATATTTATATGCAAACTTAGCAGGTTCAGGAACAGGGACTATTAAAATAGTTGCAAATGATGTTGATTATGCTCAAGGTGAAAGAAATGCTGTTTATTTTAAAGATGCAAATGATACAAGTGAAAGATTTCTAGGTTATTTACAAGGAGCTAATGGTGTAGATTCTACTACTACTTTTAATAATGTAACTTTTAATACGGCTGGAACAGCTACTATTAGAATTTATGGAGAAGTTTCAGGATGGGTTTATAATGTTAAATCGGCAAATTTTACTACAAGTGGAAATGCTGCTCCTGAATTTACATCAGGAACAAGTGCAACTGTTGCTGAAGATGGAAGTGTAAATATAACTGTTTCAGGTAAAGATGGTATGACTTTAAATGATAATGTAACTTTATCTTTACATTCAGGTCCTTCTCATGGAACAATCTCAGGATTTGCAACACAATCAGGAAGTCCAACTGCAAGTGATACATTTACATATACACCAAGTGCTGATTATAATGGAAGTGATGCTATAACCTTTAAATTAACAGATGGTATAGATACTGTATATCGAACAATAAATATAAATGTGACAGCTGTTGCAGATATAGCAAATGATTCAATAAGTGTAAATGAAGATTCTTCTGTTACTTATAATCTTTTATCAAATGACTCTTTTGAAGGAAATGACTCTATTTCATCAGTTACTCAAGGAGCTTATGGAAATGTAACTATAGTAAATGCTTCAACTGGGGAGGTTAGATATACTCCAAGAACTGCAAACTGGCATGGAAGTGATAGTTTTACTTATACAGTATTAAGTGGAGGAAAATACGAAACAGCAACTGTAAATGTAACAGTAAATTCTGTAAATGATGCTCCAACAGTGACAAATAACGCAAATCTTAAACTTCAATCTATCAATGAAGATGTAGCTAGTGAAGACAATAAAGGTAGCAGAATTGATAGCTTATTTGACCCAGTTTTTAATGATGTGGATTCACCAGATAGTTTAAGTTCAGTTGAAGTTGTAAGTATAAATGCAGACTCTGCTACACAAGGAGTTTATGAGTTTTCAAGCGATAATGGAGCAAGCTGGAATACAGTAACAGTTGGTGCGATATTGAATGATACATATAAAATAAGATTTACTCCTGTTGCAAATTATTTTGGAACACCAGGAACAATAACTGTAAAATTAAGAGATCAAGGAAATGGAATAGGTGGAGTTTTAGCTTCATCTGGAACAGCAACCTTATCAGTTCAAGTAAACTCTGTAAATGATATACCTGTAATTACAAGTGCTTTAGGAGCTGCAACGATAACAGAAACATCAGCAGATGATGTACCTTCTTCTTTAACACCAAGTTCTGGTTCTTTAACTGGAACTTTAAGTGGAACAGATGTTGAAGATGATATTTCAACTACACCATTAAATTTCTCAATTCAAGGTGGAACACTATCAGGAAATACATACACTTTACAGGGTAAATATGGTGTATTAAGCTTAGATAGAACAACAAAAGAGTGGATTTATACACCAAATAAACAAGAGGCTTTAAATGCTCTTGCAGCTGGTGATACGGATACTGATGAATTTATGTTTAAAATCATAGATTCAAATGGAGCACAAGCAAATCAATCTTTGGTTATTACTCTTGTTGGAGAAAATGATTTACCAGAAGTAAGTCAAACTATAAGTGACCAAACATTTAGTGGAAATGGTAATTGGATTTATCAAATTCCTGCAAATACATTTTTAGATAGAGAAGGTAATGGGCTTACTTATACTGTTCAACAAGTTGATAGTAATGGTGTTTTAGTTGGTGATGGTTCATTACCAACAGGTGTAACATTTGATGAAGCAACAAGAAGTTTTCTTGGAAATAAAGACACTATAACAGATGGAAGTTTTTATGTAAAAGTTACTGCAACAGATCCTGAGGGAGCAAGTGCTACTGATACTTTCCAAGTAACATTTAGTGATGTTGAAAATAGTGCTCCAGTTGTAGAAAAACCAATTGATAGAGTTGCTATTGTTCAAGGAGCAATAGGAACACCTATTTATACTATCCCAATTGGTACTGGTACAGATATGTTTAGTGATGATATTGATAATAGTTCAGCATTAGCTTATTCAGCAAGTATTGCAGGACAATCAATAGATAATGATGTAAATGGAACAGATTTAAGTTTTAATACAACAACAAGAGAATTTTTAAGTGATGGAACTTTAGCTGCTGGAAAATATATTATTGATTTAACAGCAACTGATAGTGGTGGAAAATCAACAACAACTCAATTTGTTATTTATGTAGATGATGGTGCTGATAGTACAATTTCAACAGACCAAACTATTCCCGATCAAATATGGAATGGTTCAGGAGAACATACCTTTAAAATACCATCAAATGCATTTACATTTGATGATGTAGGTGACACTGTAACTTATAGTGCAACGGCTGATGGAAATCCTTTACCTTCTTGGTTGACTTTAGACCCAACTACTGGAGTATTATCAGGAAATCCACCTTATGGTACTGCTGCTACTTATGTAATAGCGATAACAGCAACTGAAAATGGACAAAGTTCAACTGCAATAAGTGAGTTTGATTTAATTATTACAAACCCAAATGATGCACCAGTATTAAATGGTACAGCAGTTGCACAAGATCAACTGGTAACAGAAGAACAAGATTTCAGTTATAACTTTGGTAACTTATTTACTGATCCAGATGGAAATGCAGATGGAAGTGCGACTACTTCAACTTTAACTTATAGCGCAGAAGTTTGGGATGGTACAGCTTGGATAGCAGCACCTTCTTGGCTTACAATAACAGGTACAACAATATCAGGAACACCAATAGGAAATGTTCCATTTTTGGATATAAAATTAGTTGCAACAGATTCAGGTGGAGCAAGTAATGAAACAACATTTAAGTTAGATTTACAAGATCCAGCTTCAACAAGTTCTGTTGGTGCATATACTGCAAATAATCCAGGAGTTGTAACAGTTGGAGGAACACCAACAGAAGGGCAAACATTAAGTGTGACTTCTGTAACAGACCCAGATGGAGATCCATCAGGTGGAATAACTTATCAATGGCAAGTAAGTGATAATGGAACTACTTGGACAGATATTAGTAATGCAACAAATGTAAATTATACTTTGACAAATAATGAAGCAGGTAAACAAGTAAGAGCTAAAGTGTTCTATACAGATGGTGGAGATGTTGCTGAAACTCAAGAATCAAATGCTTTATCTATCGCAAATGTGGATGATACAGGAAATGTTAGTTTATCAGGAACTTGGGCATCTGGTGATGTTGTTGTTGCTACAATAAATGATAGTGATGGGTTAGTTGGAGTTGAACCAACTTATACTTGGTATCGTGGAAATTCAAATACTGGACCTTGGACACAAATAAGTGGTGCAACAGGAAGTTCTTATACATTAACAAATGATGATGGAAATAAATATATTAGAGTTGTAGCTTCATATACAGATAACCAAAATAGTTTAAATAATCCTGAATCAGTTAGTCCTACAACTGTTCAATTAGGTGCTGTTGCACCTGTTGCTGTAAATGATACAGCAAGTGTTACTGAAGGTGGAGGACTAAATAATGAGACAGCTGGTGGAGCAATTAGTGGAAACTTATTTACAAATGATACAGATTTAAATCCAGGAGATACAAAAACTTTAGTTGAAGTTAGAGTTGGAAGTCTTGAGGGTGCTGGAAGTGGTGTTGTTTCAGGTGTTGATGATGGAAATGGAAATATAATTTACACAATAACAGGAAGTTATGGTACATTGACTATAAATGAAACGACGGGTGCTTATACTTATACATTAGATGAAACAAATAGTGATGTTGAAGCATTAAATGTAGGAGATTCATTAACAGAATCATTTAACTATGCTATTAAAGATAGTACAAATAGAAATGATATTGCAGTTTTAAATATCACAATAAATGGAGCTAATGACAGTTTAGTTGTTACAACAGATGTAAATTCTGCTGATTTAATTGAAGCAGGTGGAGTTAATAATGATATTGTTGGAACAAGTGTAGCTAACATAACTTTTTCAGCTGTTGATGTTGATGATGCAGTATCTTTTGATACAACTTATTTAACAGATATTAGAGAAAATGTTTATGACAATAATACTCAAACAACAACTTCTCAACAAGTTTGGTTTTTAGAAGGTAATCAAGTTTCAAGAACAACACAATACGGTGGAGTATATTTTGATACAACAACAGGTGTAATGACATATTATATTTCAAATAGTATTCCTGAATTACAAGCTTTAAAACCAGGGGATAGTATAACTGAAACAGTTTCTATAAAAGTAGTTTCAGGAGCTGAAGAGATTATAAAAACGGTAAGTTTTGTTATTAAAGGAAGCAATGATAATCCTATTATAACAGTAGAATCAGGTGATAAAGAAACAGCAACAATAGATGAAACAAATACAACTTTAACAACTTTAGGAACATTAACCGTAACTGATGTTGATACTACACAAACAGTAAGTGTTAGCAAAGTTGATGTTGTTGCAAGTGGAACAACTAATGGTTTACTTTCAGATAATGCTACATTATTAGATATGTTAAGTTTAGATAGTGGAAATATAATTTCAAATTCTTCAACAACTGGTGTTATAAATTGGACATTTAACTCAGGGGAAGAAACATTTGATTATTTAGCAAGTGGAGAGACATTAACATTAACATATACAATAAAAGCGATGGATGATGATAGTTCAAATGCTTTTGATGAACAAACAGTAACTATTACAATTGTAGGAACAAATGATACTCCAAATATAACAGTTGAAAGTACAGATGTAGAAGCAGTGACAATAAATGAGACAAATACAACTTTGACAAGTACAGGAAGTTTAAGTGTAGTAGATTTAGATAGAACAGATGTGATAACAACAAGTCATAGTGTAAGTTCAGTACAAAAAGATGCAAATGGAAATGTAATGAGTACAGATTCATTAGAACCAATAAATATTGATTTAGCAAATATGTTGAGTATTACACAAACACCAATAGATGGAACAAATCAAATAGGGACAATTTCATGGACATTTAACTCAGGGGAAGAAACATTTGATTATTTAGCAAGTGGAGAGACATTAACATTAACATATACAATAAAAGCGATGGATGATGATAGTTCAAATGCTTTTGATGAACAAACAGTAACTATTACAATTGTAGGAACAAATGATACTCCAATAGTTTCTATTGACGATATTGATGATAAAACTCCATTTGGAAAAGATTTTCTAAAAGAAGTTGCTTATTTATTTAGTGATTTGGATACAACTGATACCTTTACTTTTGAAGCAGACAATCTTCCTAGAGGATTGACAATAGATTCTAATACTGGAATTATTTCAGGTAGAGCTATAGAATCAGGAATATTTGAAATAACAGTTAAAGTAAAAGATTCTGGTACACCAACTTTAAACGTGTCAAGAACATTTAGTTTATTAGTTATTGCTCCTCCTAAAGCTGATTCTCCAGTATTGATAGAAGTTCCAAAAATAGGGGAAACAAATATTAATAATGGTGATATTTCACTAAATAATTTTAATGATAATGGACAAAATAATTTAGGAGTATTAAATTATAATTCAAATGAAGGAATAGGTACTGATACTGGAAATGGATTTATTGATACAGAATCTATAGGCGATAATAATGGAAAAGATTCTCAAAATGGAAAAGGAAATGATAATCAAGGAGAAAATAATACAGCAAATAAAGTAAATGGAAATACTAACGAAAAAGGAATCTTACAAGCAAATGTAGATTTAAATGTATTAAATAATGGTCAAGTTGTATTTAATCAAGATAATCAAGATTCTTTCTCTATAGTTGGAATAACTATTGAAGATATTAAAATAAATAACAATTATATAGATATTAAAGTTGTAGATATAAAATCTGCACAAAACTTTATAGTTACACAAATTGATGGAACTCCATTACCAAATGGCTTGTCTTATGATCCAAGAACTGGTAATATTAGTGGAGTAATTCCTGAAGATTTAGAAAAACTTGAAATAAGTATTAAAGCCATAAATTTAGATGGAACAACAAGAGTATTAAATTTGAAATTAGATTTAAAACAATTAAAACAAAAAATGCAAGCAGAAGTAAATGAGAAATTTATAGGATTAAAAGAGCAAATAGCTTTTGAAAATCAAAAATTAGATGGTTATGGTTCTTATTTGACTAAATTGTTTGCTTAA